One Pseudorhodoplanes sinuspersici DNA segment encodes these proteins:
- the fabZ gene encoding 3-hydroxyacyl-ACP dehydratase FabZ: MNDMPTRLETADIAKILKALPHRYPFLMIDRVVDMRADEFAIGIKNVTANEPQFMGHFPENPVFPGVLMIEGMAQTAGTLCICSGATGGETKSVFFLTIDKAKFRKQVQPGDTIEYHVTKIARKKMMWWYRGEAKVNGILVAEAEVGAMIVNA, from the coding sequence ATGAACGACATGCCGACCAGACTGGAAACGGCGGATATTGCGAAAATCCTGAAAGCGTTGCCGCACCGTTATCCGTTCCTGATGATCGACCGTGTCGTCGACATGCGGGCGGATGAATTCGCCATCGGCATCAAAAACGTAACCGCCAACGAGCCGCAATTCATGGGGCATTTTCCGGAGAACCCGGTTTTCCCCGGCGTGCTGATGATTGAAGGCATGGCCCAGACCGCAGGCACCTTGTGCATCTGCTCGGGTGCGACAGGTGGTGAAACGAAAAGTGTCTTCTTTCTGACCATCGACAAGGCCAAGTTCCGCAAGCAAGTGCAGCCTGGTGACACGATCGAGTATCACGTCACCAAAATCGCGCGGAAGAAGATGATGTGGTGGTATCGCGGCGAGGCCAAGGTCAACGGCATATTGGTCGCCGAGGCCGAAGTCGGAGCGATGATTGTCAATGCCTGA